One genomic segment of Candidatus Binatia bacterium includes these proteins:
- a CDS encoding transcriptional repressor, with the protein MKTRRTRQLAAICEVVSTAHDHPTAEEVYTRVRRRLPRISLGTVYRNLQKLAAQQQLRVVHLADRPARHDGMLEDHDHFLCERCGMVADLMQATETSPDCSRLSQSGYQVRAHALTFYGLCPECSRVKRKPHAAGH; encoded by the coding sequence GTGAAGACGCGTCGAACCCGCCAGCTCGCCGCCATCTGCGAGGTCGTCAGTACGGCCCACGATCATCCCACCGCTGAAGAAGTCTACACGCGGGTGCGCCGGCGGTTACCGCGCATCAGCCTGGGCACCGTGTACCGCAATCTGCAAAAGTTAGCCGCGCAGCAGCAGCTCCGTGTCGTCCACCTGGCAGACCGGCCGGCGCGGCACGACGGCATGCTGGAGGATCACGACCATTTCTTGTGCGAACGTTGCGGGATGGTGGCCGACTTGATGCAAGCGACCGAGACGTCCCCGGATTGCTCCCGGCTCAGCCAGTCGGGCTACCAAGTGCGGGCGCACGCCCTGACCTTTTACGGTCTCTGCCCGGAGTGCAGCCGCGTCAAGCGGAAGCCGCACGCGGCCGGACACTGA